A genome region from Anastrepha obliqua isolate idAnaObli1 chromosome 4, idAnaObli1_1.0, whole genome shotgun sequence includes the following:
- the LOC129243682 gene encoding mediator of RNA polymerase II transcription subunit 30, whose protein sequence is MSGQYPSGYNSPLGGHRGQFNPQQQQQQQSPQMINTMNQMGAGNMGQNGMVGGGTGGQIGVGSGGIMPMGGYHPQQQQLSSGMAMSGNLMNTPMNMQQQQQQQMQQHVQMVQGGGPVGSGMIGVGGAGPGVGTVPTGNIMQHSQQQQQMAMSVQQQQTQIPQANLAGIMHSQHSTPHTTTTTSNNMLAISQPNPHKEINIVALSRLGQETVQDITSRFQEIFTALKIIQPTANRDNNTEKKVQEYFRTIRLLFKRVRIIYEKCNDGYPHGMDYTNVESLITYKEEHPDHRNEPTQCDEYRKALQENQELIETVRLKNRQLREIIDRTRIIIWEINTMLAMRRS, encoded by the coding sequence ATGTCTGGGCAGTATCCTAGTGGTTATAATAGCCCACTTGGTGGTCATCGTGGTCAATTCaatccacaacaacaacaacaacagcagtctCCTCAAATGATAAATACCATGAATCAAATGGGTGCCGGGAACATGGGACAGAATGGAATGGTCGGCGGAGGAACTGGTGGACAAATAGGTGTAGGTAGTGGCGGTATTATGCCGATGGGGGGATATCACCCTCAACAGCAACAGTTATCAAGTGGCATGGCCATGAGCGGAAATTTAATGAACACGCCAATGAAcatgcaacagcaacagcaacagcagatGCAACAACATGTGCAAATGGTGCAGGGTGGTGGGCCAGTAGGTTCCGGCATGATAGGTGTGGGTGGGGCAGGGCCGGGTGTTGGTACTGTCCCTACGGGTAATATAATGCAGCACtctcagcaacagcagcaaatgGCGATGTCAGTGCAACAACAGCAGACACAGATTCCACAGGCTAACCTTGCGGGAATAATGCATTCACAACACTCTACGCCACATACCACAACGACGACTAGCAACAACATGCTAGCCATTTCACAGCCAAATCcgcataaagaaataaatattgtgGCTTTGTCGCGTTTAGGACAAGAAACTGTCCAAGACATAACATCACGTTTTCAGGAAATATTTACAGCACTAAAAATTATACAGCCTACGGCAAATCGAGACAACAATACTGAAAAAAAGGTACAAGAATACTTTCGCACTATACGATTATTATTTAAACGTGTACGAATCATTTACGAAAAATGTAATGATGGTTATCCACACGGCATGGACTACACCAACGTTGAGAGTTTAATAACATACAAGGAGGAACATCCCGATCACCGAAATGAACCGACGCAATGTGATGAATATAGGAAGGCGTTACAAGAAAACCAGGAACTTATTGAGACAGTCAGATTAAAAAATCGCCAATTACGAGAAATAATTGATCGCACACGTATAATTATCTGGGAAATAAATACCATGTTGGCAATGCGACGATCATAG
- the LOC129243681 gene encoding coilin: MKKFPVKIDLSSFFDDERKYVMLLVDPQWKSVEYLQQRVEQIFDVRPVHFLTNDNLFIPPQESIEVLEFTESLKAFIPKHAVEESRRRSKQFRKPEIENAFTINADESPIGKDLVKKRKYTLGTEILSSSTPSSKKKSKCASAALPSSSTPFSNESQEITSTNEQGSLPSNGTTALRNRNHGNLNVSNRKISYSDVVENQIETINEELDKSIRKRKRKQARKIAEQNNGVNANSITLLPDIPSSTFVNNSKLMGNNSHILFSDDSMVLESTKDKKLTIDNNTSIIRKQIKSPKLVFKCNLDDDIEVQKPLVSPLKVINKSNKAPKRIIDIQENILLPPADIDILTQTSPVRESSTKLEQSNASNTLKVTNGSQNIEARSGIETENIEKDSNLEYPKNNINNDFESTKDFTEFGNENRQSDLSITIGVENPSALDATTKENENDSYTENVEEKTQSEKENVINHKEIVPNNVKDETEHFRAANGSQSEAKDEKLQKSLKETSTATKADTSEGSKDLSALDESSVIDLDDEDEDVINLSDDQQSLSMNHSARLSEILSNSISTMGVAEMMPFCTPLIGIPSVGDIVIFKFNRGVLSEKSDLSEFIACKCEHVNRRTKVLKLLIIDSSLENDFIPPQYMYNTDESLTNTFINIKLPEMIDAKVLQT, translated from the exons atgaagaaatttccTGTGAAAATTGATCTTTCAAGTTTTTTCGACGATGAAAGAAAATACGTTATGCTCCTGGTAGATCCACAATGGAAAAGCGTGGAATATTTGCAACAACGTGTGGAACAAATATTTGACGTTCGTCCTGTGCACTTTCTCACAAATGATAACCTTTTTATTCCCCCACAAGAATCCATAGAAGTATTAGAATTTACAGAATCACTTAA GGCTTTCATTCCGAAACATGCAGTCGAGGAATCTCGTCGACGTTCAAAGCAATTTCGGAAGCCGGAAATTGAAAACGCTTTTACTATCAACGCAGATGAATCGCCGATTGGGAAAGATTTAGTTAAGAAGAGAAAATATACTTTGGGTACGGAGATATTAAGTAGTTCCActccaagcagcaaaaaaaaatcaaaatgtgccTCTGCTGCACTGCCTAGTTCTTCAACGCCATTCTCTAACGAATCGCAAGAAATCACAAGTACTAATGAACAAGGCAGTTTGCCAAGCAATGGTACGACAGCGCTTCGAAATCGAAATCATGGTAACCTTAATGTGAGCAATCGCAAAATATCGTACTCAGATGTAGTAGAAAATCAGATTGAAACAATTAATGAAGAGCTAGACAAATCGATACGAAAACGCAAGCGAAAACAAGCTCGCAAAATAGCGGAGCAAAACAATGGCGTTAATG CAAATTCAATAACTTTGCTGCCGGATATACCTTCTTCAACTTTTGttaacaactcaaaattaatgGGGAACAATTCGCATATACTGTTCTCTGATGATTCGATGGTTTTAGAATCTACAAAGGATAAAAAACTAACTATAGATAATAATACTTCGATCATtcgtaaacaaattaaatcgccaaaattggtttttaaatgcaatttagATGATGATATTGAAGTTCAAAAGCCATTGGTTTCGCCCTTAAAAGTAATCAATAAGAGTAATAAAGCTCCGAAGCGTATCATAGACATCCAAGAAAATATACTTTTGCCCCCAGCCGATATAGATATCTTAACACAAACAAGCCCTGTGAGAGAATCAAGCACCAAATTGGAGCAAAGCAATGCTTCAAATACTTTAAAGGTCACAAATGGGTCACAGAATATCGAAGCTAGAAGTGGTATTGAAactgaaaatatagaaaaagatAGCAACTTGGAATATCCAAAGAATAATATCAATAACGATTTTGAGTCCACAAAAGACTTCACCGAGTTTGGCAATGAGAACAGACAAAGTGACTTAAGCATTACGATCGGTGTAGAGAATCCCAGCGCTTTGGATGCTAcaacaaaagaaaatgaaaacgatTCATATACAGAAAATGTGGAAGAGAAGACGCAAtcagaaaaagaaaatgtaataaatcaTAAGGAAATAGTACCCAACAACGTAAAAGACGAAACAGAGCATTTCCGCGCTGCAAATGGTTCGCAAAGCGAGGCAAAAGATGAAAAACTCCAGAAATCGCTAAAAGAAACCTCTACAGCAACGAAAGCTGACACGTCGGAAGGATCTAAGGATTTATCGGCATTAGATGAAAGCAGCGTTATAGACTTGGATGATGAAGACGAAGACGTGATTAATTTAAGTGATGATCAACAATCGTTGTCAATGAATCATAGTGCTAGGCTATCAGAGATCTTAAGCAACAGCATAAGCACAATGGGCGTCGCTGAAATGATGCCGTTCTGTACGCCGCTCATTGGAATACCCTCGGTAGGCGACATTGTCATATTTAAG TTTAATCGCGGAGTTTTAAGTGAGAAAAGTGATTTATCCGAATTTATAGCTTGTAAATGCGAACATGTAAATCGACGCACGAAAGTTCTAAAACTACTTATAATAG ATTCGAGCCTAGAAAACGATTTCATTCCACCTCAATACATGTACAATACAGATGAATCATTAACtaatacatttataaatataaagttacCGGAAATGATCGATGCTAAAGTGTTGCaaacatga